The nucleotide window AGTTACATCCCCAACGTTAAACCCTACATGCTTTCGATATTTCAATGCATCTGCACCTACGTTTGATGTCATAATAACGACCGTATTTCGGAAGTCTACTACGCGACCTTTTGAATCCGTTAAGCGCCCGTCTTCTAATACTTGTAATAAAATATTGAAGACGTCTGGATGTGCTTTTTCAATTTCATCTAAAAGTACAACAGAATATGGTTTACGACGTACTTTTTCCGTTAATTGACCACCATCATCGAAGCCAACATAGCCTGGAGGTGAGCCTACTAAACGTGAAGTTGAATGCTTTTCCATATATTCCGACATGTCGACACGAATCATCGCATCTTCATCACCGAACATTACTTCTGCTAATGCACGAGCAAGCTCTGTTTTACCAACACCTGTTGGGCCAAGGAAAATAAATGAACCAATCGGACGTTTCGGATCCTTCAGACCTGCACGAGCACGACGGATTGCGCGAGAAATGGCTTCTACTGCTTCACCTTGACCAACGACACGCTTGTGTAATTCATCTTCAAGATGTAATAGCTTCGCTGTTTCTTCCTGTGCAATTTTGGACACTGGAATTCCAGTCCACATAGCCACTACTTGCGCAATGTCATCAACGTTAACAGTCGATTCCTCTTTTCCTTGCTTTTCTTTCCATTCTTTTTTCAACTGTTCTAATTCCGTTTTAAGCTTTTGTTCGGAATCACGTAAAGCTGCTGCCTTTTCAAATTCTTGACCTGAAACCGCCGCATTCTTTTCAGACTTAATGCTTTCAAGCTTATCTTCTAGTTCCTTTAAATTTGGTGGCACTGTGTACGAACGCAAGCGTACTTTAGAGCCCGCCTCATCAATTAAATCGATCGCCTTATCTGGAAGGAAACGATCTGAAATATAACGATCTGATAATTTCGCTGCAGCTTCGACCGCTTCATCTGAAATTTTGACACGGTGATGCGCCTCGTAGCGGTCACGCAAGCCTTTAATAATTTGAATCGTTTCATCTACTGACGGCTCATCAACTTGAATCGGTTGGAAACGACGCTCTAACGCTGCATCTTTTTCGATATATTTGCGGTACTCATCTAACGTCGTTGCACCGATACATTGTAATTCACCGCGCGCTAACGATGGTTTTAAAATATTTGAGGCATCAATTGCCCCTTCTGCACCACCTGCACCAATTAATGTGTGAAGCTCGTCGATAAAGAGAATAATATTCCCTGCTTGGCGTATTTCATCCATTACCTTTTTCAGACGGTCTTCAAATTCACCACGGTATTTTGTGCCAGCAACAACTGTCCCCATGTCTAGTGTCATAACACGTTTATCACGTAAAATTTCAGGCACTTCATTATTAATAATTTGTTGCGCTAGGCCTTCTGCGATTGCTGTTTTACCTACACCTGGCTCACCGATTAAAACCGGATTGTTCTTTGTACGGCGAGATAATACTTCTACAACACGAGTAATTTCCTTTGAACGTCCAATTACTGGGTCAAGAGAGCCTTCTCGAGCAACAGCTGTTAAATCTCGAGCTAAACTATCTAGTGTTGGCGTATTCACTGTTTGATTCAATGTCGTGTTTCCAGCATTATTTGTATCATTATTGCCTAAAAGTAAGAGCACTTGCTGGCGTGCTTTATTAATACTTACACCTGTATTTGCTAATACTCGTGCTGCCACACCCTCGCCTTCACGAATTAATGCTAATAAAATATGCTCTGTTCCAACATACGCATGACCTAATTTGCGAGACTCATCTAAGGATAATTCGATTACCTTTTTTGCACGTGGTGTGTAGTGTACAATCGGACCAACCTCTTCTGTCCCTTTTCCTACAAGCTCTTCAATACCTGATTCAATCATTTGAGGGCTAATATTAATGGCTTCCAGCGCTTTTGCTGCAATACCTCCACCTTCGCGAATTAACCCAAGTAAAATATGCTCTGTTCCAATTTCCTTGTGCTTAAGGCGAATGGCCTCTTCTTGAGCAAGTTGTAACACTTTTTGAGCGCGTTGTGTGAATCGATTAAACATCATATAAATCCTCTCCTTCTTCCCCATTGTTTATGGTATCATCCTGTTGATTTAACTTATCCTGTAAAAGCTTTGCCCGATACATATCGCGTTCGGCTGGTTGAAGTGTTGTACCTACATGTTGTTGAATAAATCCTGGTTGCATCAGTAACATACATTCATTTAGTCGACTTTGTGAAATCGGTTCTAATAATCCTAAATTTACCCCTAGACGCACGTTGGATAAACAACTTGCGGCCTCTTCACTGGATAAAATTTTGGCATACTTTAATGTGCCAAGCGATCTACTCAAGCGATCTTCTAATATAGAAGGAGCGCTTGTTAGTAATTTTTTTCGGGCTAGCTGTTCTTTTTTTATAACTTGCTCAACAACATCACGTAACTCCTGTAAAATATCAAGCTCCGATTTCCCTAACGTGATTTGATTGGATATTTGATAAATATTGCCTAAATTTTCACTACCTTCACCATATATCCCTCGAACAACCATTCCTAGTCGCGTCATCATTTGAATTAATGTATTCATTTGTTTCGTAAGGGTAAGGGCAGGTAAATGGAGCATGACAGAAGCACGTAAACCTGTACCGACATTTGTTGGGCAGCTTGTTAAATAACCGTATTGCTCTTGATATGCATAGGTTATATGCTTACTTAAGAAACGGTCTATTTTACGGGCCTCCCTGAATGCCTCCTCTAAATTCATACCATGAGCTAAACATTGTATTCGAATATGATCCTCTTCATTCACTAGAATACTTATCGACTCATCTTTTGTTAAAAAAAACGAACCGATTTTCTTTCTATTTGCTAAATTTGGGCTAATTAAATGCTTTTCCACTAAAATTTGTCGTTGCAAAAGCGGCATATCTTTAATTTGAAAGAAAGAAAACTGATACGGATTTTCTTCAATGCTAAGCAAGGCCTTTATCAATTTTTCTTCTACATTTTGTGCCTCTTGTTCGTTAAAACTAATCGGAAAGCGCGTACCTGCAATATTTCGAGCAAGTCGAATACGTGTACTGATGACAATATCCGAAGCACCTTCACTTTGCATCCATCGTGGATTGGCATTCGTTAAAAAATGCTCGATATTCATGTCCGCTCCTCTCCTTTTAGAGGGATTTTACTTTCTAATAAACGTATTTCATCACGAACTTTCGCTGCATCCTCAAAGCGTTCTTCTGCGATTGCTTCTTGCATATGCTCACGAAGCTGTGAAATTTTTTGTTCGATTTTTTCAGATGAGGGTACCTCTTCCACAAACCCTACATGCTTTGTCCCTGCCTGAATTCGCTCTAGTAGCTGAGGTAATTGCTTATAAAAGGTTTCATAGCAATTTTCGCAGCCAAACTTCCCTTTCTTAAGGAATTGGCGATACGTAAACCCACAAGTTGGACAGGTATTACTCTGCTGCCCTTCTGCCACAGCATTTTCCTTCTTCGCTGCTGAAGGAGCAAAATTAAACCAGTTTGAAATCAGTTGCTGAAAAGATGCTGGCTCTTCTGTTGTCTGGAATTGAAATGGATGAAAATGCTCCGCACAAACATCACAGTAATGTCGCTCCATTTGCTGACCATTTTGAATTTGTGTCACCGTAACATTTGCCTGTCTTTGCTTACAATATTCACAAATCATGTGAAAACACCCCTATTTCTCAAAGGAAATCGTTTTTAACATCGCTTGCATAATACGTGCACGAATTTGATCTCGTAACGGCAATCCTAATTGTAACGTTGCTCGATCCATTGCAGCCTTCATAAGAATCGCCTCACGTTCAGTAATAATCTCTTCCTCGAATAGACGATAAATAATTCGCTCTGCATTCATCTGTGCAATGGCCTCACCAATTTGTGTAGCCATTTCATCTAAAAGGGTTTTTTTCGAATGGATCGTCACACGCAATATTCGAATATAGCCGCCACCACCACGTTTACTTTCTACATAATATCCGTGCTCAGTTGTAAACCGTGTATTAATGACATAGTTAATTTGCGATGGTGCACAAGCAAATTGCTTCGCTAATTCATTTCGCTTAATTTCAATATGTCCTTGACCATCTAATTCAATAACCTCTTTCAAATACCCTTCAATAATGTCAGATATATTCCTCATGCTGTCTGTCACCTCTCTTACAACTGACTTTGACTATCTTTGACTTAAATATACAATACATAAATTTCACTTTGCAAATAATCACGCTTAAATGTTCTCTTCCCTA belongs to Solibacillus sp. FSL R7-0682 and includes:
- a CDS encoding protein arginine kinase; translated protein: MNIEHFLTNANPRWMQSEGASDIVISTRIRLARNIAGTRFPISFNEQEAQNVEEKLIKALLSIEENPYQFSFFQIKDMPLLQRQILVEKHLISPNLANRKKIGSFFLTKDESISILVNEEDHIRIQCLAHGMNLEEAFREARKIDRFLSKHITYAYQEQYGYLTSCPTNVGTGLRASVMLHLPALTLTKQMNTLIQMMTRLGMVVRGIYGEGSENLGNIYQISNQITLGKSELDILQELRDVVEQVIKKEQLARKKLLTSAPSILEDRLSRSLGTLKYAKILSSEEAASCLSNVRLGVNLGLLEPISQSRLNECMLLMQPGFIQQHVGTTLQPAERDMYRAKLLQDKLNQQDDTINNGEEGEDLYDV
- a CDS encoding ATP-dependent Clp protease ATP-binding subunit, giving the protein MMFNRFTQRAQKVLQLAQEEAIRLKHKEIGTEHILLGLIREGGGIAAKALEAINISPQMIESGIEELVGKGTEEVGPIVHYTPRAKKVIELSLDESRKLGHAYVGTEHILLALIREGEGVAARVLANTGVSINKARQQVLLLLGNNDTNNAGNTTLNQTVNTPTLDSLARDLTAVAREGSLDPVIGRSKEITRVVEVLSRRTKNNPVLIGEPGVGKTAIAEGLAQQIINNEVPEILRDKRVMTLDMGTVVAGTKYRGEFEDRLKKVMDEIRQAGNIILFIDELHTLIGAGGAEGAIDASNILKPSLARGELQCIGATTLDEYRKYIEKDAALERRFQPIQVDEPSVDETIQIIKGLRDRYEAHHRVKISDEAVEAAAKLSDRYISDRFLPDKAIDLIDEAGSKVRLRSYTVPPNLKELEDKLESIKSEKNAAVSGQEFEKAAALRDSEQKLKTELEQLKKEWKEKQGKEESTVNVDDIAQVVAMWTGIPVSKIAQEETAKLLHLEDELHKRVVGQGEAVEAISRAIRRARAGLKDPKRPIGSFIFLGPTGVGKTELARALAEVMFGDEDAMIRVDMSEYMEKHSTSRLVGSPPGYVGFDDGGQLTEKVRRKPYSVVLLDEIEKAHPDVFNILLQVLEDGRLTDSKGRVVDFRNTVVIMTSNVGADALKYRKHVGFNVGDVTSKNKDMKGTMLEELKKAFRPEFLNRIDEMIVFHSLEKEHLKEIVSLMVASLTKRLKEQDIELQLTDAALEKITDEGYDPTYGARPLRRALQKHVEDRLSEELLKGTLDKSQTVILDYVENEFIVRPQEKVSTN
- a CDS encoding CtsR family transcriptional regulator, which encodes MRNISDIIEGYLKEVIELDGQGHIEIKRNELAKQFACAPSQINYVINTRFTTEHGYYVESKRGGGGYIRILRVTIHSKKTLLDEMATQIGEAIAQMNAERIIYRLFEEEIITEREAILMKAAMDRATLQLGLPLRDQIRARIMQAMLKTISFEK
- a CDS encoding UvrB/UvrC motif-containing protein, which gives rise to MICEYCKQRQANVTVTQIQNGQQMERHYCDVCAEHFHPFQFQTTEEPASFQQLISNWFNFAPSAAKKENAVAEGQQSNTCPTCGFTYRQFLKKGKFGCENCYETFYKQLPQLLERIQAGTKHVGFVEEVPSSEKIEQKISQLREHMQEAIAEERFEDAAKVRDEIRLLESKIPLKGEERT